AATATGGACGAAATAGAGATAAATATACTAAGAACAAATGAGATATAATCCAAAAAACAACTTAGCAATCACAAAGAGGTAATACGCATGCTTAAAAATTGGGTTTAGAAACATTACCAGGATATCTCCAGTGAGATCCCAGAGTTGGCGTACAAGGTAATTCTGTCCTTCACAGATGGTATCCCTCCAAGCACTTACGACTTCCCCCAATTTCTCAAAGATGTTAACCACACACAATCACATAATTCATAGAAAAGgagaagcaaaaaaaaaaaaacttcttCCACAAGTAATGAACTCATTCCACTCGTCAGTCGTACCCAAATAAGATCTGCCATTATACTTAAATCAATATGAAAAAGGATGCAGAGCAATAAGAATGATACTTAAAGCAATAAAAGACCATGTCGCCTGCCAGACTTGTTAATATGCCTAGCCAACAACTGGATGTTATCAAAGTTATGGATCAGGGGCAAATTTTGTAGTGCTACGATTTTACCAATATGAAAATCAGAATCACCTAGTGATGCtcaattttatattataaagaTTCAGTACAATGGAAAAAAGAGCATCTTTGAAAATAATTGTAGAATCATAGTACGACCTCGTGTACAAGATATCAATCATAAGGCAAATTCAGGTAATTCGACAACCCTACAAATACGGAGACTGCTCAAATTATGCTTTAAAAAAGTACCTTTATGGATAAAATATTCCGTTATATTTTCCTGCCCATTCCCCAAGATTAAGATGCAATTTTCCTGTGTGTTTGAAAACAGTCTTTTAAGGTAGTCGTAAATAATCATAAAAACTACCTTAAACCTTCATTAATTCTTTCACTGAAAATtgtttttttgtcaaaacaaggAAATATTCAAATCTAAGTGATGGTACCTTTGATTCTATGTGCATCGAATCACTCAGCCAATATTGAGCCATTGTCCCGTTTCTGCATTCCACAAAATTGAATTTATAGTCTTTTTTCTAGCTTCAGCTGCGTCTCTAAAGCATGCAGCTGTTCTAGAATTCCCAGTAACATGCGCCATAGATGATATGTCAAGTTCCATCTAAGGTGAAACGGCACAAATTAAGCCATATcagaagaaaattaaaagttactGAATGAGCCGATAAAAACAGATTCTTTTCTAAATCTTAACTTGAGAATGAATGCATTCAAATCCATTGGTatgtgttggaacatttcatgttcgcaatcttgattttgatgttaacaaaacttgttattgtgtttctaacatatttactcaagtgtgaagttgcaaactcaagaagcaagctgaaactgaattctgcacaaactgaatttccggcgagcttcggtgttttgatgatatctcccagctggatgattcaaatgacaatccgccaattaCACTGATcataaaactcaatttggaacaagtcgtatttcacgtcagttgggccaaatcggatgttatcatggtctaactgatcgctcaattaccgaactgatcacacgaaaacagcaatcagttgggtttgagcagctgcggtattttgctcatatctctcagctcggttatcgaaacgaagcgattcagtatgcgttggaaagataagacaaagatctacaaatcattcttagaagtcaaagtctgaatcgaagcttacgatgctgataaatgacgatgaagctactggttcagcacaaactgaaatcagctaggctaatttcagcacaccagctgaaattgaaccaactgaaccagctgctgaccaactgaactgaaccagctgctgaccaactgaactgaaccagctgagttgaccagagttgaccagtcgggaaaatgcccatcaagctgaatttgaccgttgcaattccagaaacagtacataaacttttcaaacggtcatattattgtgtctaacatatatatcagtgttggagcctataaatacaatattttgaagatcaaacaagggctttgaagtggattcaaagcatgggcagttagcatgaaaaaatcagctagttgagagcaaaagcccttgtgtgaggatacatttgagatgtacactgtaattgataaattcctcacacacaatcactcacacatatacaagagagttgaacttcaaagattagttgagtgagtcttgcacaaagacgtaaaacttgtgtatgtagtctttgcatatgagacattaaacaatatgctgattgtgaggtgttgcctacaatcttgagtgctagaagttcagtttaggcagtggagtaagtcctagctgaatgggtttgtaaaacgtgttgtataaatcaaagtcttctagtggatccttcccaaggggtgacgtaggagtgtttgaaatctccgaacatccataaacaaattcgtgtctatttgtttattgcatttacttatcattttcgtAGTGTTTAAatgatgcattgttgaagcattttatgtgttcttcaaataccaaaatattgcataccaagtgtttgataaaatgcttcaagtaaaatatttttactcattcaacttgcatatattttaaatggtttccaaaatatttattcggtttctacgaaggattatttcgagtgttttccgcttggtttttaaccaaactcgatttaatttgtcggtgttcaatatttcaagaaccgagctattgtagctcaacgatgatcCCCCTAACCGACCTAACAGTATGACTGATGTTGTGGCTAATGTTGTAAGATCAAATTCATTCCTCAAAAACGATGCTCAGACAAAGATACCATAGGACGAAATCATGTGgcgtatatttttatattttctagATATATAACCTTATACAAGAAAAATATACACACAAAGGGCCATGTAAAAGATTATTTTTTCGAAATTTCTCGTTGCtattattcaaacacaaactaAACGTTCACCTCATCCATCTAGTGCTAATGTCCCAACCAGATTCTATAGCTGATGCCAATTGCCAATTCACAAAAAAGTCGTGTTCTCTCACAACTATTTGAAAGCTTGGAAGCCGTTTCCCTGTCCTGAAGTGTAGAATTTTATTTCTCAACCAATTCTTTCATATTGTGAATTTGAAATTTCGAAAAGTAAAAACAAAAGATAGATACGTTCTTACAATGGTTGATTACTCTGGCCTTGGTTGATCCCACATTGCATAATAACGACACAATGTGTGGCTTGAACCTTCTGCATCTTGTATCATCACCTTATGCATCCCTTCCTACAATACCAAAATAAGAGCCAAACTCGAAAAATACGAGACACACAACAACATACAATTTATACAAGAGATTAAGCTTGCATCAATTGCCCGAATTCCAAAACTCGTGCTCCTTGAGCAAATCCATAAGGGATTTTGCAACCAACTCGTAATCACATGTCCGATTGTACACATTCATAACCATGGAACTCAGGAGAGGAGGTTGGCTGCAGACATGAGAAAAGCCATATATAGGTAGAAATGTAACAAAAGAGGTGATGATATTTATTCAATGATCaataacatatatttattcGATGATCAATAACATATATACCTCCTATTAGTGTTATAGGCCCTTGGGCCATTCGGAACATAGCCGTATTCATCGATAAGTGAAATAAGATTACAAAAATTCCTCTTGCTGTATCATACACTCTATTCGCTAACAACCCTCTGCATCATCACACCATTAAACAAATATATTATCAATCagattcaacaaaataaaaataaaaaaccaaaatttgtaaatatatatatataattaatacacAAGCTCCTCAGTTGTCCCTTCAACTCCACCTACAGCACTACCACTATACATGGTTGAGCAGTTCGGAAATTGGAACGATGCGTAAATTGCTAATATCATCATCGGAGCTTCGAATTACGAAACTAAGCAAGGCGTACCAAAATACAAAGCGGAGTATGAACAAGCACATAAGTTTGAAATTAAACGCACAGAAGCACAGAAGTTTCAACATTTTGCTAGCACCGAATTGCACCATTGGGTTACCACAATTAAATGCATCTCCTACATATATTTGATGATcaaatactaatttttttttaccacGAGGTGTATCTCAACCTGATAATCACATAATCAGCCTTCGCAAATCATATGTAACAAAATCAAACGGCGCTCAAAAGAAAGAAATCATGGGAAGTAGGCAGCTGTAGCTGAAAAGACAACACTTGAAAGAGGGCCCCCAACCAAACCAGCTGAGTTCAAATTCAAGTTTAAACTCGATTCGAAGcttgaataaaataatatttccaTCCGATCTTGGCCAGATATAATCGAGCGCAAGTTCCATCAGGTACAAACTATGCCTCATTTACAAATTTAAAGCTCAAAATCCGGGCATGAAAAGTTTTCTTCTTTCGATACCCATTCATGTTCAAATAACTAAATCAAGCAAACAAATACTGCAAATAATCCACATAATACAGGGTTTCGGCATCTTCGTGAATGGGTACCTTGTTCTTCCAAAAAAATACAAGCATCAAGAGTACAGTACAGACAAAGAATTTATCGGTGTTGGGAGAGGAGAATGCGTACAGTTTCTGAAGAGATCTGGGTTCAGATAGAGATGAAAAGCGAGGGCAGAAAAGTCAATAACATAAAATTAGAGGAGCCGGGACAAAATtggaaatatattatatttttttggattttGCCATTGAATACTCTAATGATggttattatattattaatacaattttctatttgttaagaattgTGCAATATTATTgttcttattatttattttgatattattttttagCTATTAAAAAGTGAAGAACATGCATGCAATATTTTGCATATATGTTTGGAATTTGAAATGAGATGTATCTCATGGTaaatgaaattttgaaagaatggTTTGTTTATTAATTTATTGTTATTTACTAGCCACGCATTTTGTTGGGATGATgatgaaaaataaatacaatTTAAAGTGTTACGACATATACATCAATTCTTAAATTTATCTCTGCTATGAAGAACTTACCTCGTAAAAATCAAACAATTTCAGCTCATATTTCTGGAAGTCGTCGTATGGTAAAAAAACATACTTCTTTCAAGTGAATTTTACTACATTGTCATATTTATACTTTCAAGTTCAACAACCAAAAGTAAAATTCAACATGTTTCGTGAATTAAAATagcataatataataatataatgattATAAATATCGATATATCGATATACAATTTATATTGGTTTAGAATttaacattattatttttattatttgtaaTTATTTTTACATTATATAGTTATTcagatattaaaataaaatatcacaaatccaagttcttttatctACGGTTTCAAATTTAAAATGTGTTACAGTTAGACTTCATGAATTTtagataataatttattatacatGAATAATATATACTCTAGTATTTGAAAAGAACAAAGGATGAAATATTATAtggtagataaaataattattcaaaaacTCACATATTTCATATTATAATAACTTatgagttttaaaataattttatacctattacaaaaaaaaaaatagttttaatGTATATATTAATAACTTaaccaaataaaattaatagtATTGTAATGTATGAAATTGAATTCAAAAACTCCCATATTTCATATTATAATAAAGTTTGCTGGCTACAGCATGCATTGGCTCGTGATTTATCCAAATATGTATCAAAGATAATAAACAGGAGGTTCCAtcgtttaaaaagaaaaaaaaaactcacgACCCAAAGTAAATTCACAGTGGGCATCTTGTTTATATGTCCAAGTGGGAATTAAGGCGTACTACTGTGAAACCTGCCCAAATCGTTATCCCCAAGTTTGCTGATGCGACATCCACGTACAGTTTCATTCACTCGTGAATGGTCTGTTATCTGTATGAACAAACGACATATATATAGTGGAAACAACTTTTAGATAATTGATCTTCATGCATGTGCCTCCTCCATCCAAAGTGCTTTCTTTCTGTCCAATCACTGAGAATTGAAAATACAGTCAAACCACATCATGCATGCCGACTATGATCATCGATAGTGTAATATCTATCAATGAGTTTGATGATATATAAACGTTTTTTCGGCGGTGATTGTGCCAAAAAGTACTGATATTGTATGAGCGAAGTAGATGATTTTGACATGAATTTGGCGTAGTCCCAACCACATGGATAATatctaataataattattattatttacaaaAACGTATATCGATCTAAGTTTTTTGTACTCTATATAGCATGGCATATTTGACTTTGAGAGTGAAAAAAACATTGTGGGAATTTGGTTTCATAAACTTATTCAACCAGGCTTTTGAGTGATAATATGCATATAATGGCTCCATACAACTTCAAGTATAAAAAAGCACACAGGCGCCCATTTCGCACAAATGTTACTTTTGCACGTCTAAATTAATTGTAGAAATCCTCGAAGCATGAAGATTTTTCTTCTCGTATTTCTCCTAATATTGGCATCTTCTTGTGTTTCTTCTTTAGGTTGAGAGAAGTACTCTTTCAAATCTCATTGGTGCTTTTTGTAATGATTTGAGAACAAAATTTCCGATCCATGATGACTACTAAAAGAACCATGTTTGTTATCTGTTAAACAGGCCAGGAATATGAACTCGAAGACAGAGAAGGTTCCCTAATCTTCATCACAAGGTATGTAACATAAACACACACAcctatacatacatacatacatacatacatatatatatcatgatatatatttttacataattaatgcaacaaatatatatattccaTGCAAGCTTTAGTTTTGTAAGAAGTAATTAATTGTTACTTCACACGCATTACGCACGTTCATGGTGGATTTTGTGGGAAGCCAGCAGGTGAAAAGAGAGCTGATTGCAATGTTGGATTACTGTGAAGGGGGGGCAAACACCGCGCACGATCCCGGCAAAGGCAAGCATTGTTAATACATAACTACTGGTGCTTCAAAAACAAGTAATATATAAATGTGTGTAATGGGAGAAAATATTTAatggtaataataataataataataaaatagcTAGAGTTGTGGAAACATATCGAGTGTATTTCCATTAATATGGTGTGATATATGccacaaattaaattaattatccCAACATGCATGATATGCACTTGAATTAATGAAATTCCGAAGGTACAAGAAACAACAAATGCTGCTAActcaaaaaaagaagaagagtaTTTTGCCTTTGTAGAGGATTCTAAGGACCGTGAAAAGTTAATTGGAACATTTTTCGTACGTTAATTATGCAGATCATTCATTATGTGAGGTTTACTTTGCATTTCCAAAATGTTGATTAAAGGGCTTCAAGAGTTGGGGATAACGCTTACATGTAAAACTTGTCTCTATGCATAGCTAACCATCAAACTTTGGCGCGAATCAGTTGTCGTTCTTCGTCTTAGTATGTGACCCTTTTAGTATGCTATTCGAGTTGAAGTTTAGTTAGTGTTATGATACGTGAAACATATCATGTAGATTTAAGAGACTCGGCGTCGAGCAAGCTTGTGACTTAAAGTTCATATTCTTTTGaatatttaaatggttccacCGATCTTTTAGGGTCACCATTTGACTCTTGCCCATGTGCACAGTAAAGTGCAGTTGTACATGCGTTAACATTACCGGTTTCTTGTTGTAAAATAGCTATTAAACGTTATTGGAGGTAATTTTTAAAGTCGTGTTTTATCTCTATACCAACTGTAACAAAGAAATAATTATTCTGAAATAACTTTTTTTTAACTACACCTCTATTAAGTCGAGACTTTTTACCCGTGATTGGCAAAAGTTTAGCTCTTCTTTGTTTACAAGGCATGTTTTTCTGTTGAGTAGTAGTACCAGAGCATACACTGAATAGGCAAACTCCGCCTAGCATAAACAAATGGAATCCCCTCATTTAGCAATGTCTCGTCGAGAAGGATACGccatatataaattatatacaACAGCCACTCGTCACAAAGATTATGTAAAGGTACCTAGCTATCAATCTAGAAGTGGGCTCCCTTCCTTCACTAGAACAAAAAGGCCACCATCTCCACGAGAATTCCGGATATCTTTGTCAAGGTATGTCGTCAGAAGCCATGATTTTGTTTGCCCACCACGAATTGGAATCTTAAGCGGAGACTGACCAGAAATAGCTCGTGCTATGCCTGCCACTGAATTTTGAAGTGGATTGAGAAGTTGCTGCACGGATGACAGGTTTATGTTTTGACCAAAAATGTTTATGTTCTCCGGAAGATCTACGCTGGACTTGATTTCTGGAGGATTAAATGACCCTTCCTTAAATTCAAACTGCAAAACTTTGCCTGGTGAAAATACATAAAGCCGATTTTTCAATCGCTTCATAATCACACTATTGAGTTACCTAACACACAGTGAACTTTTGACGTATAATACTTGAACAAAAGCAGGAAGAGAGCGCTTTCAGATTTAAGTAAAGTGCCAAACTGTTTATCCACATATCAAATCATTTGGGACTTTTGTCAATCACCATCCATTATGATACAGATTCAAGAACAAATAACAATTCAAATGTGGCTGTACCAAACAGTTATTTGATAAACCACGTTCTTTTCAAAATGGTGATCCTGTTGTGTCGTGTAATGGAACACGGTGTAGAGTATTAGAATGTTCTACCTGTATTCTTGATGGGCTTCGGGTTTCAAAGGATGCAGAAGCACTAAAAGACAAAGTAGAAGTAGGGGTCGACAATGTGGTACTATTCTCTAAGGTAAGGCTACGAGTGTCGATTGATTGACCAATCTTTTCGACTATCACAAACGGAATACTGCCAGCAGCGAGAAGGGGTAATAGTTCGGAGAACGCTGTGAACCTGGCGCATAACCAAGAAAAAATCATTAGATTTTATCAAACTTGTTAAATCAATCTGCTTCTTTCATATTTACTCAGTATTTTTAATTCCTGAAGCACAAGCGCTACGCGCTGAGAAAATATCAATGAAAGAAACATTGCATTTTTTTCATTACTCGGTAAATATTAGATTCAAACAAAATTTAAACAGGCTTCATAATCGTTGGAACATATGGAAACAACTAAAAAGGTCATAAAGTAGAGACGGtgatattttaaactttttcATTAGTGGCAATACAGGACATGAACGCACAAGCTACAGGAATTATTAAAAAGGCCCTTATTGCTGAAAAAGGCCTCATGCCAAATTCGTCAAAGTAACGGTACCCACCTTGTTTagtataaaataaaaacaagaaaCTTCAGCTACAAATAAAATCAGATTAATTAAACCCAAACCACACTAATTATATGTATGTCTATTTTGAGGCACAGCACAACAGCTCAATGACCATGCATGCTCTGGAACTTCTatgtggtttacaaaatatcaaGGAGAAAAATTGATTGATTTTTATTCTATAATAATCTGGATGTACTCCAATCTCTTTGGAAAACCACCTCCTTATTCAGCATTTATCCTACATGGAAT
The Primulina eburnea isolate SZY01 chromosome 5, ASM2296580v1, whole genome shotgun sequence genome window above contains:
- the LOC140832167 gene encoding uncharacterized protein isoform X1; this translates as MQKVQATHCVVIMQCGINQGQSNQPLTGKRLPSFQIVVREHDFFVNWQLASAIESGWDISTRWMRNGTMAQYWLSDSMHIESKENCILILGNGQENITEYFIHKALQNLPLIHNFDNIQLLARHINKSGRRHGLLLL
- the LOC140832167 gene encoding uncharacterized protein isoform X5; this encodes MQKVQATHCVVIMQCGINQGQSNQPLNGTMAQYWLSDSMHIESKENCILILGNGQENITEYFIHKALQNLPLIHNFDNIQLLARHINKSGRRHGLLLL
- the LOC140832167 gene encoding uncharacterized protein isoform X2, with amino-acid sequence MQKVQATHCVVIMQCGINQGQSNQPLTGKRLPSFQIVVREHDFFVNWQLASAIESGWDISTRWMRNGTMAQYWLSDSMHIESKENCILILGNGQENITEYFIHKGTFLKHNLSSLRICRVVELPEFAL
- the LOC140832167 gene encoding uncharacterized protein isoform X3 → MQKVQATHCVVIMQCGINQGQSNQPLTGKRLPSFQIVVREHDFFVNWQLASAIESGWDISTRWMRNGTMAQYWLSDSMHIESKSHFSGIWMRIEVNFRAFKN
- the LOC140832167 gene encoding uncharacterized protein isoform X4; translated protein: MQKVQATHCVVIMQCGINQGQSNQPLTGKRLPSFQIVVREHDFFVNWQLASAIESGWDISTRWMRNGTMAQYWLSDSMHIESKSHFSGIWMRIERTLAT
- the LOC140832167 gene encoding uncharacterized protein isoform X6, producing MQKVQATHCVVIMQCGINQGQSNQPLTGKRLPSFQIVVREHDFFVNWQLASAIESGWDISTRWMRNGTMAQYWLSDSMHIESKRTLAT